In Dama dama isolate Ldn47 chromosome 10, ASM3311817v1, whole genome shotgun sequence, the sequence CCACTACCTACATCGGGTGCCTGGGACGCCCTCCCCACCGGCCACGTCGCAAGGCCACGGTCAGGACTGGGGGTGCAGCTGCGTCACCCTCTGCTTCCCGAGACACTGTCCCTCCTGCCCCTGCACCCCGAGGTGCCCCGGAGGCCGGGCAGCTGGTGTCTGGGGACAGGCCGGCGCTTGATGGGTCACACCGGCCCTGCTAGTCATCCTCCGCCTTCTGGCGCCGGGGAGACGACTCGGCCCTGGACGGCCTGCGAGCGCTCAGCTTCCTCCGGAGGGAGGAGAACGTGTCCCCCAGGACCCTGCGCAGCCCCACGCCATCGCGGCCACAGGGCAGGTCCTGCCGGGGGGCCGGGAGCTGCCCCGTGAACAGGTCCCAGGGGGCCAGTGCATCCACAGCGCCGTCCACCTGTTCCAGCTCCCCCTCGCTCACGTCCCTCTCCAGGGCCTGGATGCAGGCCGCCAGCCAGCGGCCGTGCTCTGCCAGGGCCTCCCCTGGACCCTCCGTGGCTGCCAAGGAGCCCAGCCCGTCCTCGGGCTCCAGCTCGAGGCCCGCGGGGAAGGCTTGGCTCCAGGCGTCAGGCGACAGGGGCTCCGACAGGCTGCTGCCCGGCTCCGAGTCGCTCTCACAACACAGCCCCGAGTCTGCGCTGCAGGGCAGGGTGTCCTCCGACACAGACGGCTCCCCCGCCGCCGCTGGGCCCGGCTGTGTCCCTGCCGCCGCTTGTGTCCAGGCGTAGAGTCTCTACGAGGGAGAGACACAGGCTGAGCCGCCCTGATCGGCCACGTCCCTCACCAGGGAGCTGCCAGGAGACCCAGCCACCCACTCGAGGAGACCCCACCATGCCCGTGACCCCAGGCAGATGTCAGACTAGAAGCTCTATAGACAGCAAACTTGCAGGAGCTTTGCAAGCCTGACATATTATTCATGGTTTTCATGAAGATAaggatgtggcacatatatacaatggaatattactcatatagtagaatattactcagccattaaaaaaagaatgccaaaaaaaaaaaaaaagaatgccatttgtagcaacatggatgcaattagattatcacactaagtgaagtcagaaagagaaaggacagataccatatgatatcacttgtatgtggactctaaaatatgGCACTAGTGAGCCTATCTATGAAACGgactcacagagaacagattttcCACTGCCAAGGGgtagagggtgggggagggaaggaatgggggtttgggatcagcagatgcaactatatataggatggataagcaAGGCCCTGCTGGTCAGTGTGCTGGGATAAagcctaatggaaaagaatatgaaaaagtgtacatatgtatacaactgaatcactctgtCACTCAGAAATTAACCTTGTAAAtacactatacttcaataaaagaggagagaaagaaaaggaaccgCCACCTGCCTGTGACCTGTGAACTCAGAGCCCGTCCCTGGGTCTGCAGTGGGGCCGATGGACCTGGCTCCCTGGGCCCCTCCCGGCCCTGCTCCCCGCGGCTCCTCGCGCGGGCGGCAGAGGGCAGCATCGCCCGCCGGCTCGGCCCCTGCCCGGGCGGGCGGGATTACCCGCTGCCCGCCCCTCCACGGCTGCTCTGGCTTTCTCCGCTCCCGTCCCCTCCTCCCAAGGGGCCGAGGCCCAAACAGGGAGAAAGCGACGCTGCGCGGCCCCTCGGTGAAGCCGGCGCCGCCCGCGGACAGCCGCGCTAGGACAGGTCTAGCACGCGGTCAGTGCCGGATAGAGGCTGGCTCTAATTAGGATTGCTGCGAAACAGAGGAGCCCCCTCCGCCGCGGGACAGCCACCAGCACCCGGCCAGGCGCCCGGCCGAGGACTCAGCCCGATCCCGAGAGTCCCCGGAGTGACAGCGCGGGTGTACACACTGCGCCCTGCCCCCTCACCGCGTACCCGCCCCACGCCCCGCCCACTCACCTCGTGCCCGCCCTAGCCACGCCCACTCACCTCCTaccccgcccggccccgcccactCACGTTGTTTCCGCCCCCACGCCCCGCCCACTCATAATCATACCCTCCCCGCCCACTCACCTCGTACCCGCCCCGACCCCGCCCCCTCACCTCGtacccgccccggccccgcccactCACGTTTGTTTCCGCCAACGCCCCGCCCACTCATAATCACCCTCCCTGCCCACTCACCTCGTGcccgcccaggccccgcccactCACCTTGTACCCAGCCCCGCCCACTGACCTTGTACCTGTCCACCAGCCTGAAGCCTAGCAGGTGCTGCAGCTTGCGCAGGCAGATGGGGCAGAGGTCCAGGGGCCGGCGCAGGGCCTCGTCCACGCGCAGCGCGCCCTGCATGAGGCAGCGGAGCCAGCGGCAGTTCCCCAGGCCCAGGAGGTGACACAGCTCGTGGCACGTGACCTGAGAGAGACGGGGCCACCGCCTTGCAGCCTGGAGCCCGCCGCCCACCAGAACCCCAGGACCCTGGAGAGGGGGACACGCCGGGCTCCAGGCAGAAAGGCCCAGCTCTGGGGGCCTGGCAGCATGGAGGTTTGGATATCagagagacaagggttcaagtcccagccccGCCTCTTGAGAGCTGTGTGACCATGGACAGAGCACTTGgcgtctctgggcctcagtgtccatACTCCCTAAAGTGATGGGTGGTCACCACATTGTCCGGACTGGACAGCATAACTGACCGTCCACCCACGTCCTGCTGTCCGACTCCACCTCCCAGCCTCTCCCGGGAGCTTGCCCAAGCCCCCAGCCCTTCCCCCGTCCCATCCCCTGTCTTCTCCCACCACCCGAGCGGCACCCGGAACCCCGGCTTCCACACCCACCTTGCAGCACTGGACCATCCCCAGGGTGCTGAAGCACACGGCCTGGCCCCCATCCTGCAGGGGCACCTCGGAGCCACCTGCGGCCACCTCCACCTCCGCCAGGTCAGGCGTGCTGGGCCCCCGCGGCAGGAACTCCCCTGAGAACCGGGCAAAGCTGCAGACGCCCACTTCTGGGGAAAGGCAGAGAGGCGGGGGCACCAGGCGTGGCCTCAGCTCAGAGAGCCCACGGGTAAAGCCCCGCCCCCTAGGGTGCACAGGTCCTGAAGGCCCCGCCCCGCCAGGTGTCCCCCATGAAGGTGGCCTGGGGCAGACACCCCCGCCCCGGGAGGGCCCTGGGAGCCACAGCGAGGGGCCGGCGTCCCTGGGCACTCCAGGCCTGTGCCCAAGCCCCAGGGCGGGGGCAGGGTCCCCGGGCGCTGGCTCACCGTGCCCTGGAAGGAACGTGCCGAAGGTGAATGTCCAGGCCTCGCGGGGGTACAGGTCGGACAGTGTGAGGCCCAGCACACACAGCGCGTCCCCCGGCTTGCTGCTCTTCAGGAAGGACAGGATGCCGTCTGTGGGGACAGGGCCAAAGGACACAGTGAGGCGGCCACTAGGTGCCCCCTGCCCCCGGTTCGttcccttcttcccctgcctGGAACCAGCTCATCCCAAAGTCAGACACGCCAGTGACATTCCGTGAGGAACTGTCAGAGCTCAGGGCAGCCAAGCTCCATGACGTGAAAGGGGCCAGGGGCCTGGCCTCCTTGGGGACAAGAGAGCGCTCAGGGTCTCTGTTCTCAAAAGTGCTTCACAGGAAGAGCCGCGGCAGTCCCGCGCAGCTGACGGATGGCCCCAGAGATGCCACCTCTCGCCCCCGGGGCCGGTGCGCGTGGCCCTCACGTGGCAGAAGGAACTTGGCAGATGTGATTAAATGAAAGGTCTCCCAGGGGGAAGGTGATCCTAGATTATCCAGCTGGACCCGATGTAAGCACCAGGGTCCTCACGGGAGCAGCAGGAAGGTCAGAGAGAGACCGGGAGGGGCTGCAGGGTGATGAAGCTGACCTTGATTTTAATTCAGGGAGACTCTGATCCTTGGAGCTGTTAAGAGAATGCATGTCATTTAAGCTGTTAAATTACTGCTGAGTAACTGCCCACAGCGGGTGTAGACAGATGAGACGCCAGGGATGGAGCCGGGACCGGCGGGAACATGGAGGAGCCCAGAGACATCGGGCAGAGTGGCGGCGAGTCTACAACTAGGAGAGGGTCTCGGAGTGAtcggagggagaaggagagaaagacccTTTCCAAGAGGTGTGGCTATAAAAAGGGGCAGAGAAGGGGGTCAGCGGTGTGTCAACAGGATAAGTAGCAGCAGCTCCTGTCTGGGAGCGGGCGGAGGGCTTGGGCAGGGCCGTGATGTAGAGCTGGGCGTCCACCCGTGGACAGGGGGCTCGAGGCCCGCGGGTGAGCAGCTGTGCCGAAGGGGTGTGAAAGTTCCCCTCTGCCTGCATTTCCTCCGCCCAAGAAGCAAAgtcagaaagaagaggaaggcgGAGACGTGAGGGCCCCGGGCTCACAGTCCTGTGTTTCGAGGGGGCCACGCAAGCAGGCTCTTTCCTTCAGTCCATTCAGCTGCCAGGAGATAGGAGCGGGAGTCACGCTCATGTGGACAGGCCGGGGGGCTGGGCGGGGGGCTGGACTGAGCGTGGGAGGCAGATCTCGACAGCCAGAGAGGGGCACGGAGCAGCGGGCTGGGCCTGACAACCTGGGACCCGTTAGCCAGGCAACGGGACACACGGAGCGGGGAACGCCGGTGGAGGCGCTGCGAGGGGGCTGCTTGCAGCCCCAGCTACAGAGACGACCCTGCTGTCGGTCCTGCCAGGCCTAGCCCAGCGCTGTCCCTAGAAACAGTGTGAGCTGGACGTGTAGCTAAGACTTAACGTTTTACTAATTTTAAAGTtgatcaggaaaagaaaaaaaaaaaaagttgatcagggcttccctggtggtccggcggttaagaatccaccttgcaatacaagggacgccagtttgatccctgatccagcaAGATCCAGGATGCTTCAGTGCAAGggagcccatgtgccccaactaccAAGCCCAAGTGCTGCAAATACTGATGCCCAGAGCCCGTACTCCACACggagagagcagccctcactcgccaggactagagaaagcctgcacacggcagtgaagacccagcaatgccaaagaaatgaaataaacctttaaaaaataaaagatcaaatgGATTCTAGCATAGGGATTTTAACCTAACATATCCAAAAATTGAATATATCAAAGACTAAAACGTTAGACCATTTATGTTGTTTTTCACACCAAGTTGTCAATGCAGGTGTGCGTCTGTCTGCTCAGCAGCTACACGTGGCCGGCAGCCGCTGTCCGGACTGCCCAGGTCCAGGGGTGACCTGGGACGAGTGGCTGAGGCCTTGGAGGAGAGACCGAGGGATGTCAGGTCTCAGGGTGGTGCTGACGGTGATGCCTCTTAGAGGT encodes:
- the AMZ1 gene encoding archaemetzincin-1; this encodes MGRPGEARPVMLQCRPAEEFSFGPRALKDALLSTDPALRQLYTAAFSPAERLFLAEAYNPQRTLFGTLLIRTAFDWLLSRPEAPEDFQTFHAALPPRKQSLARKHIYLQPIDLSEGPAGSALLDQLRSCTEAFFLGLQVRCLPSVAAASIHCSSRPSQDPDRLQLHTDGILSFLKSSKPGDALCVLGLTLSDLYPREAWTFTFGTFLPGHEVGVCSFARFSGEFLPRGPSTPDLAEVEVAAGGSEVPLQDGGQAVCFSTLGMVQCCKVTCHELCHLLGLGNCRWLRCLMQGALRVDEALRRPLDLCPICLRKLQHLLGFRLVDRYKRLYAWTQAAAGTQPGPAAAGEPSVSEDTLPCSADSGLCCESDSEPGSSLSEPLSPDAWSQAFPAGLELEPEDGLGSLAATEGPGEALAEHGRWLAACIQALERDVSEGELEQVDGAVDALAPWDLFTGQLPAPRQDLPCGRDGVGLRRVLGDTFSSLRRKLSARRPSRAESSPRRQKAEDD